A region of Anopheles merus strain MAF chromosome 2R, AmerM5.1, whole genome shotgun sequence DNA encodes the following proteins:
- the LOC121588766 gene encoding uncharacterized protein LOC121588766, protein MKTFASFALCVLFAAVSVTAQLSMRELAEITEDYRVRFDELHEDKDDFIRLARVLIRAELKGLNEATLVNLGNARNDIDDILADTREEIANAILEPNANEQCLLGLVDRVIEEGRRAGEGMSSCAADKIQIKEGLGDEFRALTNTLQRIATAASEYTLYTFAIHNSFTDPEEHVEWLEENFANQVEFWDNVARPEAQEDLDNLEINRPALVEENRVCLSAVIASLNTAMNTVRGQINSC, encoded by the exons ATGAAAACGTTTGCTTCGTTCGCCCTGTGCGTCCTTTTTGCTGCCGTG TCCGTCACGGCGCAACTGTCGATGCGCGAGCTGGCCGAAATTACCGAAGACTATCGGGTGCGTTTCGACGAGCTGCACGAAGACAAGGACGATTTCATTCGCCTTGCCCGCGTGCTGATTCGGGCCGAGCTGAAGGGCCTGAACGAGGCGACGCTGGTCAATCTCGGCAACGCTCGCAACGATATCGACGATATCCTGGCCGACACGCGCGAAGAGATTGCCAATGCCATTCTCGAACCGAACGCGAACGAACAGTGCCTGCTCGGACTGGTTGACCGGGTGATTGAGGAGGGCCGTCGTGCCGGCGAGGGCATGAGCTCCTGTGCCGCCGACAAGATCCAGATCAAGGAGGGACTGGGCGACGAGTTCCGGGCGCTGACCAACACGCTGCAGCGCATCGCTACCGCTGCGTCCGAGTACACGCTGTACACGTTCGCCATTCACAACTCGTTCACCGATCCGGAGGAGCACGTGGAGTGGCTGGAGGAGAACTTCGCCAACCAGGTCGAGTTCTGGGACAATGTGGCGCGCCCGGAAGCGCAGGAAGATCTGGACAATCTGGAAATCAACCGCCCGGCACTGGTGGAGGAAAACCGTGTCTGTCTGAGCGCGGTCATTGCAAGCCTCAACACGGCGATGAATACCGTGCGCGGTCAGATCAACAGCTGCTAA
- the LOC121588764 gene encoding uncharacterized protein LOC121588764, with translation MWQKFALLTVLAFFACQQLVWSKTVAVPEVVKKVLPRAADSEVLIEFDRLFNQLHYDVDYKLRVLRMNQSLAIKNLNAQFISRFGIVITQIQEEKLRVKDAILQHALEIGNTQNPCIVEKNDEAIRQATQSAADISLAAELAYADMSMASRVFFYPQVQAFQNSSTALQSTVVEKLSRSNAVTELDITLAELAYYYEGEENKIERVLAGIEQELANFQEVVNNVRRDIWAMSDTIARNFVFNMGLLLEDALQCS, from the exons ATGTGGCAAAAGTTTGCACTGCTGACGGTGTTGGCATTCTTTGCCTGCCAGCAG CTCGTATGGTCGAAAACGGTCGCAGTGCCGGAGGTGGTCAAAAAGGTGCTGCCCCGTGCCGCCGACAGCGAGGTGCTGATCGAGTTCGATCGGCTGTTTAACCAGCTGCACTACGACGTTGACTACAAGCTGCGTGTGCTGCGCATGAACCAATCGCTCGCGATCAAAAACCTAAACGCCCAGTTCATCTCGCGCTTCGGCATTGTGATCACCCAGATACAGGAGGAGAAGCTGCGCGTGAAGGACGCCATCCTGCAGCACGCGCTCGAGATCGGCAACACGCAGAACCCGTGCATTGTCGAGAAGAACGACGAAGCGATCCGGCAGGCTACACAATCGGCGGCCGACATTAGCCTGGCGGCCGAGCTGGCCTACGCCGACATGTCGATGGCATCGCGCGTCTTCTTCTACCCGCAGGTGCAGGCCTTCCAGAACAGCTCGACCGCCCTGCAGAGCACGGTGGTGGAGAAGCTGAGCCGCTCGAACGCGGTGACGGAGTTGGACATTACGCTCGCAGAGCTGGCGTACTACTACGAGGGCGAGGAGAACAAAATCGAGCGTGTGCTGGCCGGCATCGAGCAGGAACTGGCCAACTTCCAGGAGGTCGTGAACAATGTGCGCCGCGACATCTGGGCAATGTCCGATACGATCGCCCGTAACTTTGTGTTCAACATGGGTCTTCTGCTCGAGGATGCATTGCAGTGTTCGTAA
- the LOC121588765 gene encoding uncharacterized protein LOC121588765: protein MAWSLSFVLIAACALLASGVSAAPSKTAVKPRSQELRDAIEEYRVRFDELHKEKDQFLQFARTGLWATVRAMNEEVLQDMGETRNIVEYGFDDVRLDISLLIVEGNHNEQCLLDLVYEIVEEKVQLGQEISRCADDTTDAKDSLPESFYEFLNLLQRLSNSIAETTLYTFVSQNSVNDPERHLEFLEESFEETDRAWNEETLPLVQFELDAMEYNRPLIVADNAQCLQAINDRQQAFEDSIRERIPSCL, encoded by the exons ATGGCGTGGAGTTTGTCGTTCGTTCTTATCGCAGCATGCGCCCTGCTG GCTAGTGGCGTTAGTGCTGCACCATCGAAAACGGCTGTCAAACCACGCAGCCAGGAGCTGCGCGATGCGATCGAGGAGTACCGTGTCCGGTTCGATGAGCTGCACAAGGAAAAGGATCAGTTCCTGCAGTTTGCCCGTACCGGGCTTTGGGCTACGGTGCGTGCGATGAACGAAGAGGTGCTGCAGGATATGGGCGAAACGCGCAACATCGTGGAGTACGGTTTCGACGATGTGCGTCTAGACATCAGTCTGCTGATCGTGGAGGGCAACCACAACGAGCAGTGCCTGCTGGATCTGGTGTACGAAATCGTGGAGGAGAAGGTACAGCTGGGCCAGGAAATCAGTCGCTGTGCGGACGATACGACCGATGCTAAGGACTCACTGCCGGAGTCGTTCTACGAGTTCCTGAATCTGCTGCAGCGTCTGTCGAACTCGATCGCCGAAACGACGCTGTACACGTTCGTGAGCCAAAACTCGGTGAACGATCCGGAGCGTCATCTCGAGTTTCTGGAGGAATCGTTCGAGGAAACGGACCGTGCCTGGAACGAGGAAACGTTGCCGCTGGTGCAGTTCGAGCTGGACGCCATGGAGTACAACCGCCCGCTGATTGTGGCCGACAATGCACAGTGCCTGCAGGCAATCAACGACAGGCAGCAGGCATTCGAGGACTCGATCCGCGAGCGTATCCCATCGTGCTTGTAA